From Maniola hyperantus chromosome 21, iAphHyp1.2, whole genome shotgun sequence, the proteins below share one genomic window:
- the LOC117992346 gene encoding uncharacterized protein, which translates to MKVKMCSLRVLSIISLFVADVWTGTLQQKDSLPRKCHHCVHSITSNCELTAAPVLCPVGEPYCATIARTPNFTSSLTCAAAKDSPCLLSFNSKLELEMSCICSEHLCNVPYSTQLRNELLNFSARIPRNATELTEMFLKSSVFVNVTKTELYKVITKVSEATEQPTECSSQSTTIALVSIGVSEIGPRAEALKHEATVPPDDDEDEGEGSGTFEEARTHAAPAAPSSYLPAEENKSTAVVLNLYLLLLVSSIFYFHAIL; encoded by the exons ATGAAAGTAAAAATGTGCTCGTTAAGGGTTTTAAGTATTATATCACTCTTTGTGGCTGATGTGTGGACCGGAACTTTACAACAGAAAG ATTCATTGCCGCGAAAATGTCACCACTGTGTTCACAGCATCACGTCGAACTGTGAGCTCACTGCAGCACCGGTCTTGTGCCCAGTTGGGGAGCCATACTGTGCCACAATAGCTAGGACTCCTA aTTTTACGTCATCCCTAACGTGCGCAGCTGCAAAGGATTCACCATGTTTATTAAGCTTTAATTCAAAACTGGAATTGGAGATGAGTTGCATATGCAGTGAACACCTCTGCAACGTGCCCTACTCGACGCAGTTACGGAATGAGCTACTCAATTTTTCAGCGAGAATTCCACGCAACGCCACCGAGCTCACTGAAATGTTTCTAAAATCCTCAGTTTTTGTGAACGTGACTAAAACGGAGTTGTACAAAGTGATAACTAAAGTGAGCGAGGCGACGGAACAGCCGACAGAGTGTTCCTCCCAATCAACGACGATTGCTTTAGTATCGATTGGTGTTTCGGAGATTGGGCCACGTGCAGAGGCTCTGAAACATGAAGCTACCGTTCCACCTGATGATGACGAGGACGAGGGAGAAGGAAGTGGCACTTTTGAGGAGGCGAGGACACACGCTGCGCCCGCCGCACCTAGCTCTTACCTTCCAGCAGAAGAAAACAAATCCACAGCCGTAGTCTTAAATTTATATCTACTCTTACTTGTatcttcaattttttattttcacgcGATACTGTAA